In a single window of the Aminomonas paucivorans DSM 12260 genome:
- a CDS encoding acyl-CoA carboxylase subunit beta, translated as MAERTIDELCEKLLAKRGKALEGGGEKAIAKQHDKGKLTARERITQLLDPGSFVELDEFVEHRCDNFGMEKTKFPGDGVVTGYGTVDGRIVYVFSQDFTVLGGSLGEMHAKKICKVQDLALQNGAPIIGINDSGGARIQEAVDALSGYGNIFFRNVKASGVVPQFSIISGPCAGGAVYSPALTDFIFMVDKVGIMHITGPAVIKAVTGEDVTSEQIGGARAHNATSGVAQFFAADEAECFAQVRKVLSYLPSNNMEDPPVSQPGDDPMKTDMSLREAVPTNPNKGYDVRDVIRKVVDDGDFCEVQPLWARNIVTGFARVGGRSIGIIANQAAFMAGCLDIDASDKASRHIRLCDAYNIPIVTFEDVPGYLPGLNQEMGGIIRHGAKLLYAYSEATAPKITLVLRKGYGGSYLGMCSKDLGADVVLAWPQAEIAVMGAEGAANIIFRKEIDAAKDKNGVRSQKIEEYREAFANPYQAASRGFVDRVILPEETRPALYQALLMCDGKRELRPKRKHGIMPH; from the coding sequence ATGGCGGAGCGTACGATCGACGAGTTGTGCGAGAAACTTCTCGCCAAGCGCGGGAAGGCTCTCGAAGGCGGTGGAGAAAAGGCCATCGCCAAGCAGCATGACAAGGGGAAGCTCACCGCCCGGGAGAGGATCACGCAGCTTCTGGATCCGGGGAGCTTCGTGGAGCTGGACGAGTTCGTGGAGCATCGCTGCGACAACTTCGGCATGGAGAAGACCAAGTTCCCCGGCGACGGCGTGGTCACGGGCTATGGCACCGTGGACGGGCGCATCGTCTACGTCTTCAGCCAGGACTTCACCGTCCTCGGCGGCTCCCTGGGGGAGATGCATGCCAAGAAGATCTGCAAGGTTCAGGACCTGGCCCTGCAGAACGGAGCCCCCATCATCGGCATCAACGATTCCGGCGGCGCCCGGATCCAGGAGGCGGTGGACGCCCTCTCCGGGTACGGCAACATCTTCTTCCGCAACGTGAAGGCCAGCGGCGTGGTCCCCCAGTTCTCCATCATCTCCGGTCCCTGCGCCGGCGGCGCGGTCTACAGCCCCGCCCTGACGGACTTCATCTTCATGGTGGACAAGGTCGGCATCATGCACATCACCGGCCCCGCGGTCATCAAGGCGGTGACCGGCGAGGACGTCACCTCCGAGCAGATCGGCGGCGCCCGGGCCCACAACGCCACCTCCGGTGTGGCCCAGTTCTTCGCCGCCGACGAGGCGGAGTGCTTCGCCCAGGTCCGCAAGGTCCTCTCCTACCTCCCCAGCAACAACATGGAGGATCCCCCCGTCTCCCAGCCCGGGGACGACCCCATGAAGACGGACATGAGCCTCCGGGAGGCGGTGCCCACCAACCCCAACAAGGGCTACGACGTGCGCGACGTGATCCGCAAGGTGGTGGACGACGGGGACTTCTGCGAGGTCCAGCCCCTGTGGGCCCGGAACATCGTCACGGGCTTCGCCCGGGTGGGCGGCCGGTCCATCGGCATCATCGCCAACCAGGCGGCCTTCATGGCGGGGTGTCTGGACATCGACGCCTCCGACAAGGCGAGCCGCCACATCCGCCTCTGCGACGCCTACAACATCCCCATCGTCACCTTCGAGGACGTGCCGGGCTACCTCCCCGGTCTGAACCAGGAGATGGGAGGCATCATCCGCCACGGAGCGAAGCTCCTCTACGCCTACAGCGAGGCCACGGCCCCCAAGATCACCCTGGTGCTCCGCAAGGGCTACGGCGGTTCCTACCTGGGCATGTGCAGCAAGGACCTGGGGGCGGACGTGGTGCTGGCCTGGCCCCAGGCGGAGATCGCCGTCATGGGGGCGGAGGGGGCTGCCAACATCATCTTCCGCAAGGAGATCGACGCGGCGAAGGACAAGAACGGCGTGCGCAGCCAGAAGATCGAAGAGTACCGCGAGGCCTTCGCCAACCCCTACCAGGCCGCGTCCCG
- the mce gene encoding methylmalonyl-CoA epimerase, producing MKPTVVDHIGIAVKSIDEALKFWEEALGIHCHGVEEVAEQKVKTAFLPLGDTEVELLEGTSEESPVSKFIAAKGEGIHHLAIRVENLEAALEELKAKGVRLIDEKPRMGAGGAKIAFVHPKASGGVLLELSER from the coding sequence ATGAAGCCCACCGTGGTGGACCACATCGGGATCGCGGTCAAGAGCATCGACGAGGCCCTGAAGTTCTGGGAAGAGGCCCTGGGCATCCACTGCCACGGGGTCGAGGAGGTGGCGGAGCAGAAGGTGAAAACCGCCTTCCTGCCCCTGGGAGACACGGAAGTGGAGCTTCTGGAGGGGACCTCCGAGGAGAGCCCCGTGTCCAAGTTCATCGCCGCCAAGGGCGAGGGGATCCACCACCTCGCCATCCGGGTGGAGAACCTGGAGGCGGCCCTGGAAGAGCTGAAGGCCAAGGGCGTGCGGCTCATCGACGAGAAGCCCCGGATGGGAGCGGGAGGCGCCAAGATCGCCTTCGTGCACCCCAAGGCTTCCGGAGGCGTCCTTCTGGAACTCAGCGAAAGGTAG